Proteins encoded within one genomic window of Streptomyces profundus:
- a CDS encoding excisionase family DNA-binding protein encodes MTATTTTITPKWHTTAEVAAMLGFGLSKTKMLVATGEIRSVKIGRNRRILPTWVDEYVNQCAKAAIEERAA; translated from the coding sequence ATGACCGCCACCACCACAACCATCACCCCCAAGTGGCACACCACCGCCGAAGTTGCGGCCATGCTCGGCTTCGGGCTCTCCAAGACCAAGATGCTCGTGGCCACCGGCGAAATCCGCTCCGTCAAGATCGGCCGCAACCGCCGCATCCTCCCGACCTGGGTGGACGAATACGTGAACCAGTGCGCCAAAGCAGCCATCGAGGAGCGTGCCGCATGA